Proteins found in one Saccharomyces mikatae IFO 1815 strain IFO1815 genome assembly, chromosome: 3 genomic segment:
- the SMKI03G0990 gene encoding uncharacterized protein (similar to Saccharomyces cerevisiae YCR043C; ancestral locus Anc_1.74) — MIPAPLDASLLREHAFQGTNDLSIVLSPKTFTDEGGYKPVLKYGLGYFNYGLVLDDEVYDYSVCDIIRGHVYDHFWCYFYCFLVLFTIWFINLNYFSGGKKSKFDWSKKNDDCKIETGDLEYQHVKI, encoded by the coding sequence ATGATCCCAGCTCCACTTGACGCTTCCTTATTGAGAGAACATGCGTTCCAGGGAACTAACGATTTGAGCATTGTTTTGAGCCCAAAAACGTTTACTGATGAAGGTGGATATAAACCTGTACTGAAGTATGGACTGGGTTATTTCAATTACGGACTCGTCTTAGACGACGAAGTTTACGATTATTCAGTGTGTGATATCATCAGGGGGCACGTTTATGATCACTTTTGgtgttatttttattgcTTTTTGGTTTTATTTACCATCTGGTTTATAAATTTGAACTATTTTTCTGGTGGTAAGAAGAGCAAGTTTGATTGGAGTAAGAAGAATGATGACTGCAAGATTGAGACAGGTGACTTGGAGTATCAACACGTCAAGATATAA
- the PER1 gene encoding Per1p (similar to Saccharomyces cerevisiae PER1 (YCR044C); ancestral locus Anc_1.72): MKLTVVVAILVHCFLVTCSPGDNLDEFIDCTYACEYKRRCPNSQINYIDPETNMFHDIEFSDTPGLYSQLLFWDCISDCDYQCQHIITRWRIDAQEEVYQFHGKWPFLRVLGTQEFFSTIFSIGNFIPHYKAFMKFSKMLREDGNNRKERSRSILIWNYLYVTVAGMLAWTASSVFHCRDLIITEKLDYFFAGATVLTGFHAIFARMTSMFLYPKIAQAFTASVAMIFALHILRLYVDWSYTYNMRFNIFFGILQYILLIMLSCQNYHALKKQKQKQKGRFKKTAYSNFKGRMFKLCIIPIILVMVTTMAMLLELFDFFSYAWQIDAHAIWHLCTIWPSWVLYDFFLEDYVYWGNKQL; the protein is encoded by the coding sequence ATGAAGTTAACGGTGGTCGTTGCCATACTTGTTCACTGCTTTCTAGTAACATGCTCTCCAGGGGATAATTTAGATGAGTTTATAGACTGTACTTATGCGTGTGAATATAAGAGAAGATGCCCGAATTCTCAGATAAACTATATTGACCCAGAAACAAATATGTTCCATGATATTGAATTTTCCGACACCCCGGGTTTGTACTCCCAGCTTTTATTTTGGGATTGTATCTCAGATTGCGATTACCAGTGTCAACATATCATTACACGCTGGAGGATTGACGCGCAGGAAGAAGTATATCAATTTCATGGAAAGTGGCCATTTTTGAGGGTATTGGGAACGCAAGAATTTTTCTCGACAATTTTTAGCATAGGTAACTTCATCCCACATTATAAGGCGTTCATGAAGTTTTCTAAGATGCTACGTGAGGATGGCAATAATAGGAAAGAACGCAGCAGAAGTATACTAATTTGGAACTATCTTTACGTCACCGTGGCGGGAATGCTGGCATGGACTGCAAGTTCGGTCTTCCATTGCCGTGACTTGATCATAACAGAGAAATTAGACTATTTTTTCGCAGGTGCGACTGTCTTGACTGGATTTCACGCAATATTTGCAAGAATGACCTCGATGTTCTTGTACCCCAAGATCGCACAAGCGTTTACCGCATCAGTTGCGATGATTTTTGCCCTGCATATCTTAAGACTGTATGTGGATTGGTCGTACACATACAACATGAGATTCAACATcttttttggtattttaCAGTATATTCTACTGATCATGTTATCGTGCCAAAACTACCATGCCctaaaaaagcaaaagcaAAAGCAAAAGGGCAGATTCAAGAAGACCGCATATTCCAATTTCAAGGGACGAATGTTCAAACTATGTATCATTCCAATTATTCTTGTGATGGTAACCACGATGGCCATGTTGCTGGAATTGTTTGACTTCTTCAGTTACGCATGGCAGATTGATGCCCATGCCATATGGCATTTGTGCACGATATGGCCCTCCTGGGTATTATACGACTTTTTCCTCGAGGATTATGTCTATTGGGGAAATAAACAATTGTAG
- the RRT12 gene encoding Rrt12p (similar to Saccharomyces cerevisiae RRT12 (YCR045C); ancestral locus Anc_6.313), whose amino-acid sequence MKSQCILISLLVNLVYAEEYLVRFKNPTAFQQFTSNSNRSWRQFIDNKIEKKFSIGSFRGVTMNLSKNLVNKLKKSPLVADIVPNFRFEAFENDSARDVEYNYTFNATAKYSYENLDEEQNITYQSDAPRHLARISRHYQLPFDIEDKERYKSWFNYYYEDDYQGQDVNAYIMDTGIFADHPEFEDRVIQGIDLTKEGFGDQNGHGTHVAGLVGSKTYGAAKKVNLVEVKVLGKDGSGEASNVLSGLEFIVEHCTRVSRPQGKKCVANLSLGSFRSPIINMAVEGAIEEGIVFVAAAGNFNLDAYWASPASAENVITVGAFDDHIDTIAKFSNWGPCVNIFAPGVEIESLSHLNFNDTLVLSGTSMSTPIVTGVAAVLLSKGIEPEMIAQELEYLSTRNVFHRRTLFFKPSTPNQILYNGVDKLDDRYDDETFPRLNIEAIARELEEYNATLQTPMSDNIQSGSKLWGWNNDVTLPLGEIRLKRRDFVRDL is encoded by the coding sequence aTGAAGTCACAGTGTATCCTCATCTCTTTGCTGGTCAACCTGGTCTACGCAGAGGAGTATTTGGTAAGATTCAAGAATCCTACCGCGTTTCAGCAGTTTACCTCAAATTCTAACAGGTCATGGAGACAGTTCATTGACAACAAAATTGAGAAGAAATTCTCCATCGGTTCCTTCCGAGGTGTGACAATGAACTTGTCTAAGAACTTGGTCAACAAGCTTAAGAAAAGCCCGCTAGTGGCTGACATCGTGCCCAATTTCAGATTCGAGGCTTTTGAGAACGATAGCGCGCGTGATGTGGAGTATAACTACACATTCAATGCTACTGCTAAATATTCTTACGAAAACCTCGATGAGGAGCAAAACATCACGTATCAATCAGATGCACCACGTCACTTGGCCCGGATTTCACGGCACTACCAGCTGCCATTCGATATCGAGGACAAGGAGCGGTATAAGAGCTGGTTCAACTACTACTATGAGGATGATTATCAAGGTCAGGACGTCAATGCATACATTATGGACACAGGTATCTTCGCGGACCATCCGGAATTCGAGGACAGAGTCATCCAAGGAATTGACCTGACCAAAGAAGGGTTTGGTGACCAGAATGGGCATGGGACGCATGTGGCAGGGCTCGTTGGTTCCAAGACGTACGGGGCGGCCAAGAAGGTGAACCTTGTGGAGGTCAAGGTGTTGGGCAAAGATGGGTCTGGAGAGGCCAGTAATGTTCTGAGTGGGCTGGAGTTCATAGTGGAACATTGCACGAGGGTCAGTCGCCCACAGGGTAAAAAATGCGTGGCCAATCTAAGCTTGGGGAGTTTTAGGAGCCCCATAATCAACATGGCAGTGGAAGGAGCCATAGAAGAAGGTATTGTATTTGTCGCAGCCGCGGGCAATTTCAACCTAGATGCATACTGGGCCTCACCTGCATCTGCAGAGAACGTCATTACTGTGGGAGCCTTTGATGATCATATAGACACCATTGCCAAGTTCAGCAACTGGGGTCCTTGTGTAAACATCTTTGCGCCCGGTGTAGAGATTGAATCGCTGTCCCATCTGAACTTCAACGACACTTTAGTTTTGTCAGGCACCTCCATGTCGACACCTATTGTCACTGGTGTTGCAGCGGTACTACTATCCAAAGGAATCGAACCTGAAATGATAGCGCAGGAGCTTGAATACTTGTCTACACGTAACGTCTTCCACAGAAGAACGTTGTTTTTCAAGCCTTCCACCCCAAATCAGATTCTTTACAACGGTGTAGACAAACTGGACGATCGATATGATGACGAAACATTCCCTCGATTGAACATAGAGGCAATTGCTAGGGAATTGGAGGAGTACAACGCCACTTTACAAACTCCGATGAGTGATAATATTCAGTCCGGTTCAAAATTATGGGGTTGGAATAATGATGTCACTTTGCCACTCGGTGAGATTCGATTGAAAAGACGTGACTTTGTAAGAGATTTGTAG
- the IMG1 gene encoding mitochondrial 54S ribosomal protein bL19m (similar to Saccharomyces cerevisiae IMG1 (YCR046C); ancestral locus Anc_6.315) yields the protein MWSRNFRLIRPWARSYMAPVTKRKTIPVYPPVQHIASSQIMKQVALSEIESLDPGAVRRKLISKKNKDRLKAGDVVRIVYDSSKCSYDALVGYILSVDRKQLVQDASLLLRNQVAKTAIEVRVPLFSPLIERIDLLTPHVSNRQRNKHYYIRGTKLDVGDLEAGLRRKK from the coding sequence ATGTGGAGCAGGAACTTCAGACTGATCAGGCCATGGGCCAGGTCGTATATGGCTCCCGTGACCAAGAGAAAAACCATCCCCGTGTACCCACCTGTGCAACACATAGCTTCTTCACAGATTATGAAACAAGTGGCCCTGTCAGAGATAGAGTCGCTAGATCCCGGGGCCGTCAGAAGGAAGCTCATcagtaaaaagaacaaggaCCGTCTAAAGGCCGGCGACGTGGTGCGCATCGTGTACGACTCGTCCAAGTGTTCGTACGATGCCCTTGTTGGCTACATACTTTCGGTAGACCGCAAGCAACTGGTGCAGGATGCCTCGCTGCTGTTGCGGAATCAAGTGGCCAAGACAGCTATAGAGGTGAGAGTGCCGCTGTTTTCTCCCCTGATTGAGAGAATTGACTTGCTAACCCCCCATGTGTCCAACAGACAAAGAAACAAGCATTACTATATCAGAGGTACAAAGCTGGACGTTGGCGATCTCGAGGCGGGTctcagaagaaagaaataa
- the BUD23 gene encoding 18S rRNA (guanine1575-N7)-methyltransferase (similar to Saccharomyces cerevisiae BUD23 (YCR047C); ancestral locus Anc_6.316) produces the protein MSRPEELAPPEIFYNDSEAHKYTGSTRVQHIQAKMTLRALELLNLQPCSFILDIGCGSGLSGEILTQEGDHVWCGLDISPSMLATGLERELEGDLMLQDMGTGVPFRAGSFDAAISISAIQWLCNADTSYNDPKQRLMRFFNTLYAALKKGGKFVAQFYPKNDDQVDDILQSAKVAGFSGGLVVDDPESKKNKKYYLVLSSGAPPQGEEQVNLDGVTMDEENVNLKKQLRQRLKGGKDKESAKKFILRKKELMKRRGRKVAKDSKFTGRKRRHRF, from the coding sequence atgtcaCGTCCTGAAGAGTTGGCCCCACCGGAGATCTTCTACAATGATAGCGAAGCACATAAATATACCGGTTCGACCAGAGTGCAGCATATTCAGGCGAAAATGACGCTGAGGGCGTTGGAGCTTTTGAACCTGCAGCCGTGCAGTTTCATCCTGGATATCGGATGCGGGTCTGGTTTGTCTGGCGAGATTTTGACACAGGAGGGAGATCATGTGTGGTGCGGGCTGGATATATCGCCCAGCATGCTTGCGACGGGTCTTGAAAGAGAGCTGGAAGGTGATTTGATGTTACAGGACATGGGCACTGGGGTGCCCTTCCGGGCAGGGTCGTTCGATGCAGCAATAAGTATCAGTGCGATACAATGGCTGTGCAACGCAGATACTTCATACAACGATCCGAAACAGCGGTTGATGAGGTTTTTCAACACATTGTACGCTGCGCTGAAGAAGGGTGGGAAGTTCGTGGCCCAATTCTACCCGAAAAACGACGACCAGGTGGACGATATCCTGCAATCTGCAAAAGTGGCAGGGTTTAGCGGCGGGCTTGTGGTGGACGACCCAGAGtctaaaaagaataagaaataCTATCTTGTGTTGAGCAGTGGTGCGCCACCGCAGGGCGAGGAGCAAGTGAATCTGGACGGTGTGACGATGGACGAGGAGAACGTCaacttgaagaaacagCTGCGCCAGCGGTTGAAGGGGGGCAAAGACAAAGAGTCTGCCAAGAAGTTCATtctaagaaagaaagagctTATGAAAAGACGTGGGAGGAAAGTTGCGAAGGATTCGAAGTTCACTGggaggaaaagaaggcaCCGGTTCTAG
- the ARE1 gene encoding sterol acyltransferase (similar to Saccharomyces cerevisiae ARE1 (YCR048W) and ARE2 (YNR019W); ancestral locus Anc_6.317), translating into MTETKNLLQDEQFLKIQKLNSAEPNKRHSVTYDNVILPQESVEVSPRSSSTSLAEPATKPEEGVAGEQEQEEYPVDARMQKYLSHLESKSRSRFHRKDASKYVSFFGDVSFDPRPTLLDSAINVPFQTTFKGPVLEKQLKDLQQTKKTGTGTGTATGTAMASKKTGKADAAPGQKLESNFSGIYVFAWMFLGWIAMRCCTDYYASHGSAWGKLEIVQYMTTDLFTIAMVDLGMFVCTFFVVFVHWLVKKRIISWKWTGFVAVSAFELTFIPLTFPVYVYYFEFNWITRIFLFLHSVVFLMKSHSFAFYNGYLWDRKQELEFSSKQLQKYKETLSPDTRKILQKSCDFCLFELNYQTKDNDFPNNITCSNFFMFCLFPVLVYQINYPRTSRIRWRYVLEKVCAIVGTIFLMMVTAQFFMHPVAMRCIDFRNTPTFGGWIPATMRWFHLLFDMIPGFTVLYMLTFYMIWDALLNCVAELTRFADRYFYGDWWNCVSFDEFSRIWNVPVHKFLLRHVYHSSMGALNLSKSQATLFTFFLSAVFHEMAMFAIFKRVRGYLFLFQLSQFVWTALSNTKFLRARPQLSNVVFSFGVCSGPSIIMTLYLTL; encoded by the coding sequence ATGACGGAGACCAAGAACTTGTTGCAAGACGAGCAGTTTCTTAAGATCCAGAAGCTCAATTCCGCAGAACCCAACAAACGGCATTCGGTCACGTACGATAATGTGATCCTGCCACAGGAGTCGGTGGAGGTTTCTCCACGGTCTTCCAGTACGTCGCTGGCAGAGCCAGCGACTAAGCCGGAAGAGGGTGTGGCAGGGGAGCAGGAACAGGAGGAGTATCCTGTGGATGCTCGCATGCAAAAGTATCTTTCGCACCTGGAGAGCAAGTCCCGGTCCAGGTTCCACCGCAAGGACGCCAGCAAGTATGTGTCGTTCTTTGGGGACGTGAGCTTTGACCCACGGCCCACGCTCCTGGACAGCGCCATCAATGTGCCTTTCCAGACCACTTTCAAGGGCCCAGTGCTGGAGAAACAGCTTAAGGACTTACAGCAGACGAAGAAGACGGGCACGGGAACTGGAACGGCCACTGGCACGGCCATGGCCAGCAAGAAGACGGGCAAGGCGGATGCTGCCCCTGGACAAAAACTGGAATCGAACTTCTCAGGAATCTACGTGTTCGCATGGATGTTCCTGGGCTGGATTGCCATGCGTTGCTGCACGGATTACTACGCATCGCATGGGAGTGCATGGGGCAAGCTGGAAATTGTGCAGTACATGACGACGGATCTCTTCACGATCGCAATGGTGGACTTGGGGATGTTCGTGTGCACTTTCTTCGTGGTGTTCGTGCACTGGCTGGTGAAGAAGCGGATTATCAGTTGGAAATGGACCGGGTTCGTCGCAGTGAGCGCTTTCGAATTGACGTTCATTCCGTTGACTTTCCCCGTCTACGTCTACTACTTTGAGTTCAACTGGATCACTAGGATCTTCCTGTTTCTGCACTCGGTGGtgtttttgatgaagagcCACTCGTTTGCCTTTTACAACGGGTATCTTTGGGACAGAAAGCAGGAGCTCGAGTTCTCCTCCAAGCAACTGCAGAAATATAAAGAGACGCTGTCCCCCGATACTCGGAAGATCCTGCAGAAAAGCTGTGATTTCTGCCTTTTTGAGTTGAACTACCAAACCAAGGACAATGACTTCCCGAACAACATCACTTGCAGCAATTTCTTCATGTTCTGCCTGTTCCCCGTCCTTGTGTACCAGATCAACTACCCAAGAACTTCGCGCATAAGATGGAGATACGTGCTGGAGAAGGTCTGTGCCATCGTTGGCACCATCTTCCTCATGATGGTCACTGCGCAATTCTTCATGCACCCGGTGGCGATGCGCTGCATCGACTTCCGCAACACGCCCACTTTTGGCGGTTGGATCCCAGCCACCATGAGGTGGTTCCACCTGCTCTTCGACATGATTCCGGGCTTCACTGTTCTTTACATGCTCACCTTCTACATGATTTGGGACGCTCTACTGAATTGCGTCGCCGAACTGACCAGGTTCGCCGACAGATATTTCTACGGTGACTGGTGGAACTGCGTTTCCTTTGACGAGTTCAGCAGAATCTGGAACGTACCAGTCCACAAGTTTTTACTAAGACACGTCTACCACAGCTCCATGGGTGCCCTGAACCTCAGCAAGAGCCAAGCAACCCTGTTCACGTTTTTCTTAAGTGCCGTGTTCCACGAAATGGCCATGTTCGCCATTTTCAAGAGGGTCAGGGGATACCTGTTTCTGTTCCAACTCTCGCAGTTTGTGTGGACTGCATTAAGTAACACCAAGTTCCTACGAGCAAGACCGCAATTATCCAATGTTGTCTTTTCCTTTGGTGTATGTTCAGGACCCAGCATCATCATGACGTTGTACCTGACTTTGTGA
- the SMKI03G1080 gene encoding uncharacterized protein (similar to Saccharomyces cerevisiae YCR051W; ancestral locus Anc_6.319) has product MNANIWVAASDGNVDRVERILRESNGSMTPQTKDINGYTPMHAAAAYGHTDLLKKMCSEYNGDINVLDNDGDTPLHHVEDVGTAKLIVEELGGDFTIRNAEGQTPYDSFVENGEDGELIEYMRIKSGVADSHGADGSQGEGIINNQLLEEFKDSVRYTLENDPEEGADESTLQRRRQLEQIITGDNAEEELERYIRTMVREQMLGQGSMGDGMGEPDSKRRK; this is encoded by the coding sequence ATGAACGCTAACATATGGGTGGCTGCCTCAGATGGTAATGTGGACCGAGTGGAACGTATCCTCCGCGAGAGCAACGGCAGCATGACTCCGCAAACGAAGGACATTAACGGTTACACTCCGATGCATGCTGCTGCCGCATACGGCCACACAGACCTGCTCAAGAAAATGTGCAGCGAGTACAACGGAGATATTAACGTGCTGGATAATGATGGTGACACTCCTTTGCACCACGTGGAGGATGTGGGCACTGCCAAGTTGATCGTGGAAGAGCTAGGCGGAGACTTCACTATTAGAAACGCCGAGGGCCAAACGCCATACGACTCGTTCGTGGAGAATGGCGAAGATGGTGAGCTCATCGAGTACATGAGGATCAAGTCTGGCGTGGCCGACTCCCACGGTGCGGACGGCTCGCAGGGCGAGGGTATCATCAACAACCAGCTGCTAGAGGAGTTCAAGGACAGCGTGCGGTACACTCTGGAGAACGACCCTGAGGAAGGGGCCGATGAGTCCACTTTGCAACGTCGGAGGCAATTGGAACAAATCATTACAGGAGATAACGCCGAAGAGGAGTTGGAAAGATATATCCGCACCATGGTCAGGGAACAGATGCTGGGCCAGGGCTCCATGGGGGATGGCATGGGCGAACCAGACTctaagagaagaaaataa
- the RSC6 gene encoding Rsc6p (similar to Saccharomyces cerevisiae RSC6 (YCR052W) and SNF12 (YNR023W); ancestral locus Anc_6.322) — protein MVTQTNPVPVTYPTDAYIPTYLPDDKVSNLADLKKLIEMDSRLDLYLTRRRLDTSINLPTNTKNKDHSPGRETLRIYVYNTTENRPRNDSDASADSGKTTWTLRIEGKLLHESGKGNRPFSGFLEGIAIDFKKVKPGHMGKKRKHDSSLSLPLNLQQAEDDDADVSMIDDDNGEDEDNDEGEPKEEIVDALEWTYDENNIVEFDGIDVKRQGKENLQCSITIQLKGVDGGKVQYSPNLATLIGMQTGSVNDAVYSMYKYILINNLFVTERTKSQDEANDVENNNNNSDGDGDEGNAPQDKPELGEVELDSLLQKVLDTNATHLPLMNVVQSINKLVLPLPPIKLDYTIDLAKDTTYGATSLDVDVSHILHQSQPQPQLQKEGETDAEDTAKLREITKLALQLNSSAQKYQFFHELSLHPRETLTHYLWSSKQNELVLQGDQYFNEDAARTSDIYTNNSDDRALMGNISLLYSQGRL, from the coding sequence ATGGTGACACAAACCAATCCGGTCCCAGTCACGTATCCAACGGATGCTTACATCCCCACGTACCTTCCCGATGACAAGGTTTCCAACCTCgcagatttgaaaaaattgatagaAATGGATTCCAGACTGGATCTGTATTTGACAAGAAGGAGGCTGGATACATCGATCAATTTGCCCACGAACaccaaaaacaaagatCATTCTCCCGGCAGGGAAACGCTAAGAATTTATGTCTATAACACCACAGAAAACCGCCCTCGCAACGACTCTGACGCCTCAGCGGACTCAGGTAAGACCACATGGACACTGAGAATAGAAGGTAAACTACTGCACGAATCTGGCAAGGGAAACCGCCCATTCAGTGGATTTTTGGAAGGTATTGCGattgatttcaaaaaggtGAAACCGGGCCACATGGGCAAGAAGAGGAAACACGATTCCTCATTGAGCCTTCCATTGAATTTGCAGCAAGCTGAAGACGACGATGCAGATGTCTCCATGATCGATGATGACAACGGCGAAGACGAAGACAACGATGAAGGAGAACCCAAGGAGGAGATTGTGGATGCCCTAGAATGGACCTACGACGAAAACAACATCGTGGAGTTCGACGGTATCGATGTAAAGAGGCAGGGCAAGGAGAATTTGCAATGCAGCATAACCATCCAGTTGAAAGGTGTGGATGGCGGTAAAGTGCAGTACTCGCCCAACCTGGCTACATTGATCGGTATGCAAACGGGTTCGGTTAACGACGCGGTCTATTCGATGTATAAATACATTTTAATCAACAACTTATTTGTCACGGAACGAACCAAGTCTCAGGACGAAGCTAATGATGTCGagaataacaataacaacagTGACGGCGATGGCGACGAGGGAAACGCTCCTCAAGATAAGCCAGAATTGGGCGAAGTGGAACTAGATTCACTTTTACAAAAAGTATTGGATACAAACGCCACACACCTCCCCTTGATGAATGTCGTCCAAAGCATAAATAAACTAGTATTACCGCTACCGCCCATCAAGCTAGACTATACAATTGATCTAGCCAAAGATACTACGTACGGTGCTACCAGCTTGGATGTAGATGTATCACATATCCTCCACCAATCGCAACCACAGCCACAACTTCAAAAAGAGGGAGAGACAGATGCCGAAGATACAGCTAAACTGCGTGAAATTACAAAGCTTGCTTTACAATTAAATTCCAGTGCTCAGAAATATCAGTTTTTCCACGAATTGTCTCTGCATCCAAGAGAAACGCTGACTCACTACTTGTGGTCTTCCAAGCAAAACGAGCTCGTACTACAGGGTGATCAGTACTTCAATGAAGACGCTGCAAGAACCAGCGATATATACACCAATAATAGCGATGACAGAGCACTAATGGGCAATATTTCACTTCTTTACTCCCAGGGAAGACTATAA
- the THR4 gene encoding threonine synthase THR4 (similar to Saccharomyces cerevisiae THR4 (YCR053W); ancestral locus Anc_6.323) has product MPTDSQVYRSTRSSSPKTFSFEDAIIQGLATDGGLFIPPTIPQVGEATLFNDWSKLSFQDLAFEIMRLYIAQEEIPDADLKDLIKRSYSTFRSDKVTPLVQNVTGDKENLHILELFHGPTYAFKDVALQFVGNLFEYFLQRTNANLPEGKKKQITVVGATSGDTGSAAIYGLRGKKDVSVFILYPTGRISPIQEEQMTTVPDENVQTLSVTGTFDNCQDIVKAIFGDKEFNSKHNVGAVNSINWARILAQMTYYFYSFFQATNGKDSKKVKFVVPSGNFGDILAGYFAKKMGLPIEKLAIATNENDILDRFLKSGLYERSDKVAATLSPAMDILISSNFERLLWYLAREYLANGDDLKAGEIVNNWFQELKTEGKFQVNKSIIEGASKDFTSERVSNEETSETIKKIYQSSVNPKHYILDPHTAVGVCATERLIAKDNEKSIQYISLSTAHPAKFADAVNNALSGFSNYSFEKDVLPEELKKLSTLKKKLKFVERADVELVKNAIEEELAKMKL; this is encoded by the coding sequence ATGCCTACTGATTCTCAAGTTTACAGATCCACCAGATCTAGCTCTCCAAagaccttttcttttgaggaTGCTATCATTCAAGGTTTAGCCACTGATGGTGGTCTTTTCATCCCACCAACTATTCCACAAGTTGGTGAGGCTACTCTTTTTAATGACTGGTCAAAGTTGTCCTTTCAAGACTTGGCTTTCGAAATTATGCGACTATACATTGCCCAAGAGGAAATCCCAGATGCTGACCTAAAAGATTTGATCAAGAGATCTTATTCTACTTTCCGTTCTGACAAAGTCACACCGCTAGTGCAAAACGTCACCGGCGACAAGGAGAATTTGCACATTTTGGAATTATTCCACGGTCCTACCTACGCTTTCAAAGATGTTGCTTTGCAATTTGTTGGtaatctttttgaatatttcttGCAAAGAACCAATGCCAATTTGCCCGAAGGCAAGAAGAAGCAAATTACGGTGGTTGGTGCTACCTCTGGTGACACTGGTTCCGCAGCTATCTACGGTTTGAGAGGTAAAAAGGATGTTTccgttttcattttgtatCCAACAGGTAGAATTTCCCCAATTCAAGAAGAGCAAATGACGACTGTTCCAGATGAAAATGTCCAAACCTTGTCTGTCACTGGTACTTTCGACAACTGTCAAGATATTGTTAAGGCCATCTTCGGTGACAAAGAGTTCAACTCTAAACACAATGTTGGTGCTGTAAACTCCATCAACTGGGCAAGAATTTTGGCTCAAATGACCTACTACTTCtactcttttttccaagctACCAACGGTAAGGACTCTAAGAAAGTCAAGTTTGTTGTACCAAGTGGGAACTTTGGTGACATATTGGCAGGGTACTTCGCTAAGAAAATGGGTTTaccaattgaaaaactgGCCATTGCTACTAACGAGAACGATATTTTGGACAGATTCTTGAAATCTGGTTTATACGAAAGATCCGACAAGGTTGCTGCTACTTTATCTCCGGCAATGGATATCTTAATCTCATCTAATTTCGAAAGACTATTATGGTACCTAGCTCGTGAATACTTGGCTAATGGCGATGATTTGAAAGCAGGTGAAATTGTTAACAACTGGTTCcaagaattgaaaactgAAGGTAAATTCCAAGTTAACAAATCCATCATTGAAGGTGCATCAAAGGACTTTACATCCGAAAGAGTCTCCAACGAAGAAACTTCTGAaacaatcaagaaaatctaCCAATCCTCTGTAAATCCAAAACATTACATCCTGGATCCTCATACAGCTGTCGGTGTTTGTGCCACAGAAAGATTGATCGCAAAAGATAACGAAAAATCTATCCAATACATCTCTTTGTCTACCGCTCATCCAGCTAAATTTGCTGATGCAGTCAACAATGCATTATCTGGATTTTCTAATTATTCATTCGAAAAGGACGTTTTGCctgaagaattgaaaaaactatccacattaaagaagaagttgaaattCGTTGAAAGAGCTGACGTTGAATTGGTTAAGAACgccattgaagaagaacttgctaaaatgaaattataa